Proteins co-encoded in one Nitratireductor kimnyeongensis genomic window:
- the flhA gene encoding flagellar biosynthesis protein FlhA has protein sequence MALSEAITGTETRKHGRDVGFAIGIVIILAVLFLPIPAFLIDVGLAFSIALSVLILMVALWIQRPLDFSSFPTILLIATMLRLSLNIATTRVILSEGHEGANAAGYVIGGFSRMVMSGDFVIGLIVFMILVVVNFVVITKGSTRIAEVGARFTLDAIPGKQMSIDADLSAGTIDDKEAQRRRAELEEESSFFGAMDGASKFVRGDAIAGLIITAINIVGGIAIGYARHDMSIGEAADVFTKLSVGDGLVSQIPALIVSLAAGLLVSKGGTRGSADQAVFGQLSAYPRALFVAAMLLTVLGLVPGLPLVPFVALAGILGGIGYALPRRARQRREKENEAQRQEQLSQEEEERNSVRSSLKTAEIELLIGKQLSTRLLASHQELAYRMGKMRKKFAAQYGFVVPEVRLTDDYSIPPKSYRIKIHGTVVTEYQMRVGELLVLVGNNRMPDMPGEEVKEPAFGMRAFSVPEMFADDLKRERFAFADNMSVLLTHLSEVIRNNLPQLLSYKDMKALIERLDPEYRKLADEICSSHITYPGLQAVLKLLLAERVSIRNLHLIIEAIAEIAPHIRRTEQIVEHVRIRMAQQICGDLTEGNTLKVLRLGGRWDLAFHQALKRDAKGEIREFDIDPRQLEEFGQEASTAIRKHLDAGERFVLVTAPEARPYVRMITERLFPTLPVLSHVEMAKGVELSVLGSIS, from the coding sequence ATGGCGTTGAGCGAAGCAATTACAGGCACAGAGACCCGGAAGCACGGCCGCGACGTGGGCTTTGCTATCGGCATCGTCATCATTCTGGCGGTGCTCTTCCTGCCCATCCCGGCGTTTTTGATCGATGTCGGCCTCGCTTTCTCCATCGCGCTTTCTGTGCTGATCTTGATGGTCGCACTGTGGATTCAGAGGCCACTGGATTTTTCCTCCTTCCCCACCATCCTGTTGATCGCGACGATGCTGCGGCTTTCGCTCAACATCGCCACGACCCGCGTGATCCTGTCCGAAGGTCATGAAGGAGCGAATGCGGCCGGCTATGTGATCGGCGGCTTCTCGCGCATGGTTATGAGCGGCGATTTTGTCATCGGCCTCATCGTCTTCATGATCCTGGTGGTGGTCAACTTCGTTGTCATCACCAAGGGTTCGACGCGTATTGCCGAGGTCGGCGCACGTTTCACCCTAGACGCCATACCCGGCAAGCAGATGTCTATCGACGCCGATCTATCTGCCGGCACGATTGACGACAAGGAAGCGCAGCGCCGCCGTGCCGAACTTGAGGAGGAAAGCTCCTTTTTCGGCGCGATGGACGGTGCCTCGAAATTCGTGCGCGGCGATGCGATAGCCGGTCTCATCATCACCGCCATCAACATCGTGGGTGGCATCGCAATCGGCTATGCACGCCACGATATGAGCATCGGCGAAGCCGCAGACGTCTTCACAAAGCTCTCTGTTGGCGACGGCCTGGTCTCGCAGATCCCCGCACTCATTGTCTCTCTGGCGGCCGGTCTGCTCGTGTCCAAAGGCGGCACACGTGGCTCCGCGGATCAGGCGGTGTTCGGACAGCTCAGCGCCTATCCACGCGCACTTTTCGTGGCGGCGATGCTTCTGACCGTGCTCGGCCTTGTCCCAGGCCTTCCCCTTGTTCCCTTCGTGGCACTGGCAGGCATCCTGGGCGGTATCGGATATGCCTTGCCTCGCCGGGCTCGCCAACGACGTGAAAAGGAGAACGAGGCGCAACGACAGGAACAGCTCTCCCAGGAAGAGGAAGAGCGCAACTCCGTCAGATCCTCGCTGAAGACCGCAGAGATTGAACTCCTAATCGGCAAACAGCTTTCGACGCGGCTTCTGGCATCGCATCAGGAGCTCGCCTACCGCATGGGCAAGATGCGCAAGAAGTTCGCCGCTCAGTACGGTTTCGTGGTGCCCGAGGTGCGTTTGACCGATGACTACTCGATCCCCCCGAAGAGCTACCGCATCAAGATCCACGGCACTGTGGTGACGGAATATCAGATGCGCGTGGGAGAGCTTCTCGTGCTCGTCGGCAACAACCGGATGCCAGATATGCCTGGTGAAGAAGTCAAAGAACCCGCCTTTGGAATGCGGGCATTTTCAGTGCCGGAAATGTTTGCCGACGACCTGAAGCGCGAGCGATTTGCCTTCGCCGACAACATGTCGGTACTGCTCACGCATTTAAGCGAAGTGATACGCAACAATCTGCCGCAGCTCCTATCGTACAAGGATATGAAGGCGCTGATCGAGCGGCTCGATCCCGAATACCGCAAACTGGCCGATGAAATATGCTCTTCGCACATCACCTATCCCGGCCTGCAGGCGGTGCTGAAACTCCTTCTGGCCGAGCGTGTGTCGATCCGCAACCTACACCTGATCATTGAGGCCATCGCTGAGATAGCGCCGCATATCCGCCGCACTGAGCAGATCGTGGAGCATGTGCGGATCCGCATGGCACAACAGATTTGCGGAGACCTGACTGAAGGCAACACGCTCAAGGTCCTGAGACTCGGCGGACGCTGGGACCTCGCCTTCCACCAGGCGCTCAAGCGCGATGCCAAGGGCGAGATCCGTGAGTTCGACATCGATCCGCGGCAACTTGAGGAGTTCGGGCAAGAAGCGAGCACCGCCATTCGCAAGCATCTCGATGCCGGCGAACGTTTCGTTCTCGTCACTGCGCCCGAGGCGCGTCCCTATGTTCGCATGATCACCGAGCGCCTGTTCCCCACCCTTCCCGTGCTCAGCCATGTGGAGATGGCAAAAGGGGTCGAGCTCAGCGTGTTGGGTTCAATCTCCTGA
- the fliR gene encoding flagellar biosynthetic protein FliR has protein sequence MLETPLLAAFLAFCRIGGCFLFMPGLSSVRVPMQVRLFAAVAATLALLAHLWDLITPHVSDEPGPLFLLIASELAIGALIGLIARFYVLSLQFIGTSMAMFSGFGMAAGGTAIEEAEAQPPLTALISLSALMLLFVLDFHHQIIRALVISYELAPIEALFDPQSALTDITDTLSDAFFVMVRLGSPFLAYAILVNLAIGFINKLTPQIPIYFISLPFVITGGIILLYFAIPSLLSLFAEGFFPIFEGR, from the coding sequence ATGCTGGAGACCCCGCTTCTGGCCGCCTTTCTTGCTTTCTGTCGCATTGGCGGCTGTTTCCTGTTCATGCCAGGCCTTTCTAGTGTCCGCGTGCCGATGCAGGTGCGGCTGTTTGCGGCCGTGGCGGCCACGCTCGCCTTGCTGGCGCATCTGTGGGATCTCATCACGCCACATGTTTCCGATGAACCTGGCCCCCTCTTCCTGCTGATTGCCTCCGAACTGGCCATCGGTGCGTTGATCGGCCTTATCGCCCGCTTCTACGTGCTTTCGCTTCAATTCATCGGCACTTCCATGGCGATGTTTTCGGGCTTCGGCATGGCCGCCGGTGGTACAGCCATCGAAGAAGCGGAGGCCCAACCGCCCCTGACGGCCCTTATCTCCCTATCTGCTCTGATGTTGCTTTTCGTTCTCGATTTCCATCATCAGATTATTCGCGCACTCGTTATTTCTTATGAGCTTGCACCGATTGAGGCTCTGTTCGACCCGCAATCGGCCCTGACCGACATAACCGATACGCTTTCGGATGCCTTTTTCGTGATGGTCCGGCTCGGCAGCCCTTTTCTCGCCTATGCGATATTGGTGAACCTTGCGATTGGTTTCATCAACAAGCTCACACCGCAGATCCCGATCTATTTTATCTCCCTCCCCTTCGTGATCACGGGGGGCATCATTCTTCTCTACTTCGCCATACCCTCACTGCTCAGCCTTTTTGCCGAGGGATTCTTCCCGATCTTCGAAGGACGCTAG
- the fliQ gene encoding flagellar biosynthesis protein FliQ has protein sequence MNEADALDIVQYAIWTVLVASSPAVIVAMVVGVGIALVQALTQVQEITLTFVPKIVAILVAVAFSAPFVASQISGFSNVIFQRIEGGF, from the coding sequence ATGAATGAAGCTGACGCTCTCGACATTGTCCAATACGCGATCTGGACGGTTCTGGTCGCCTCCAGCCCGGCAGTGATCGTTGCCATGGTGGTCGGCGTCGGCATCGCGCTTGTACAGGCTCTAACGCAGGTGCAGGAAATCACCCTCACTTTCGTTCCCAAGATCGTGGCAATCCTCGTCGCTGTCGCCTTCTCCGCCCCCTTTGTCGCGTCGCAGATTTCCGGATTCAGCAACGTCATTTTCCAGCGGATCGAAGGCGGCTTCTAG
- the flaF gene encoding flagellar biosynthesis regulator FlaF: MYQFSYSEVQTDSLADARDREEQVLSRSIDLLQAAREKGPNSQETVEAIHFMIRVWTAFIDDLGNPDNELPKELRANLISIGLWLLREGEEVRQGRSQNLDGLIEVSQIIRDGIQQ; this comes from the coding sequence ATGTACCAGTTTTCCTACAGCGAAGTTCAGACAGACTCGCTTGCCGACGCCCGAGATCGGGAGGAACAGGTTCTGAGCCGTTCGATCGATCTTCTTCAGGCCGCGCGCGAAAAGGGCCCGAACTCGCAGGAAACAGTGGAAGCGATCCACTTTATGATCCGCGTCTGGACTGCCTTTATCGATGATCTTGGCAACCCGGACAACGAGCTACCCAAGGAACTCAGGGCCAATCTGATTTCCATCGGCTTATGGCTGTTGCGGGAAGGGGAAGAAGTGCGTCAGGGACGGTCGCAGAACCTTGATGGCCTTATCGAGGTGTCGCAGATCATCCGCGACGGCATTCAGCAATGA
- a CDS encoding flagellar hook-associated family protein has translation MKTSFISSLAMSQSLRYQTMRMQAELAERLKESQTGRHADVGVALGAHAGRNLSMTRSIDRLNGLVDANAIAANRLSATQNAMTQIGDLGQSLLASLTAAKSDIDQVSVSQAEAERVLKSMTGILNTNLNGEYLFAGINTDVKPMSDFHDPASPAKAAFDAAFVAKFGFAQNDPAAASITAADMDDFLTNFVEPQFLGAGWETDWSSASSQKITSRITLNETAETSLTANETGIRKLAMVAATISDLLNGSLGEEARDVLYDRSLTLVGEAVAEIANAQAQAGIVENRVSAASERLSAQVDLFTTLIKDSEGVDPYEAATRVNDLRAQLDASYALTARLQQLSILNYLR, from the coding sequence ATGAAAACCTCCTTCATCTCATCGCTGGCCATGTCGCAGTCGCTGCGGTACCAGACCATGCGCATGCAGGCTGAATTGGCCGAAAGACTGAAGGAGTCGCAAACCGGACGACATGCTGATGTCGGCGTCGCACTCGGCGCCCATGCAGGTCGCAACCTTTCAATGACCCGCAGCATCGATCGTCTGAACGGCCTCGTCGACGCCAATGCGATCGCCGCCAACCGACTTTCAGCAACGCAGAACGCGATGACGCAAATCGGCGATCTCGGACAGAGCCTACTTGCATCGCTGACCGCAGCGAAATCCGATATCGATCAGGTCTCTGTGTCTCAGGCGGAAGCCGAACGCGTATTGAAATCGATGACTGGCATACTCAACACCAATCTGAATGGTGAGTATCTGTTCGCTGGCATCAACACCGACGTCAAGCCGATGTCCGATTTCCACGATCCGGCCTCGCCAGCCAAAGCTGCATTCGATGCAGCCTTTGTGGCGAAGTTCGGCTTTGCTCAAAATGATCCTGCAGCGGCAAGCATCACGGCGGCCGACATGGACGACTTTCTCACCAATTTTGTGGAACCCCAATTCCTCGGCGCAGGCTGGGAAACCGATTGGTCGAGCGCATCCAGCCAGAAAATTACAAGCCGCATCACCCTGAATGAGACCGCGGAAACGTCGCTGACTGCCAACGAGACCGGCATACGCAAGTTGGCCATGGTTGCAGCCACGATCTCCGACCTTCTCAATGGCTCTCTGGGCGAGGAAGCGCGCGATGTACTTTATGACCGGTCGCTCACGCTCGTTGGTGAAGCCGTCGCCGAGATCGCGAATGCACAAGCTCAGGCGGGAATTGTCGAGAATCGCGTCTCCGCGGCTAGCGAGCGGCTTTCCGCGCAGGTTGATCTCTTCACGACACTCATCAAGGACAGCGAAGGCGTGGATCCCTACGAGGCAGCGACACGGGTAAATGACCTGAGAGCGCAACTAGACGCATCATACGCGCTAACTGCGCGCCTTCAGCAGCTCAGCATCTTGAACTATCTGCGATAA
- a CDS encoding rod-binding protein, with protein MAISPPGDIVLNVARAADPTKAAAAKERLQAQSGVTASFSAVFDENPVQASKANANAPSDVERKFEAMVLQNFMQSLLPEETSAVYGEGLAGEMWRSMLAQQLSETLAEKGGIGIARSVLRDYTVENEKPVPIGAVSQTPEQEEVGKRALLSTAMVEEIQRETAKTLGVNTASASRDKDS; from the coding sequence TTGGCGATATCGCCTCCAGGCGACATTGTCCTGAACGTTGCGCGCGCCGCCGACCCCACCAAAGCTGCAGCCGCAAAAGAGCGGCTCCAAGCGCAATCGGGCGTGACCGCAAGCTTCTCGGCAGTGTTCGACGAAAACCCCGTCCAGGCTTCGAAGGCCAACGCAAACGCTCCTTCCGATGTCGAGAGGAAGTTCGAGGCGATGGTGCTGCAGAACTTCATGCAATCCCTACTGCCTGAGGAGACGTCTGCCGTCTATGGCGAAGGTCTCGCGGGTGAAATGTGGCGGTCCATGTTGGCCCAGCAACTGAGCGAGACGCTGGCAGAAAAGGGCGGCATAGGCATCGCACGCAGTGTGTTGCGCGACTACACGGTGGAGAACGAAAAGCCCGTGCCGATCGGCGCGGTCTCTCAAACACCTGAGCAGGAAGAGGTCGGCAAACGTGCGCTTCTTTCCACTGCCATGGTCGAGGAAATCCAACGAGAAACAGCCAAAACACTCGGCGTGAACACGGCCTCGGCCAGCCGCGACAAAGACAGCTGA
- a CDS encoding MarR family winged helix-turn-helix transcriptional regulator: MKTTQSSVNISTGSPGNEYLDVFDSTAQSPCLPLLATAIGYKLRRAQLAVFQDFQRSFACVKLRPTEFAVLSLIATNPGQKQTEVAEQLGIKRANFVALMDCLETRGLAERRKGDIDRRSHSLHLTAKGSDFIAEISKLWAQHEKRIIERLGGRRQ; encoded by the coding sequence GTGAAGACGACCCAGTCCTCGGTCAATATATCCACCGGATCACCCGGCAATGAATATCTTGATGTTTTTGACAGCACTGCACAGAGCCCCTGTTTACCGCTTCTGGCAACCGCCATTGGCTACAAGCTGCGCCGCGCGCAACTTGCCGTGTTTCAGGATTTTCAAAGATCGTTCGCCTGCGTCAAACTTCGACCAACAGAGTTTGCGGTCCTGTCTCTGATTGCAACCAATCCAGGCCAGAAGCAAACCGAAGTGGCCGAGCAACTGGGCATCAAACGTGCCAATTTCGTTGCACTCATGGATTGTCTAGAAACCCGTGGTCTAGCTGAGCGTCGGAAAGGCGATATCGATCGCCGTTCCCACTCTCTGCATCTTACGGCGAAAGGCTCCGATTTCATCGCTGAGATTTCAAAACTCTGGGCTCAGCATGAGAAGCGGATCATTGAGCGATTGGGGGGGAGAAGACAATAG
- the odc2 gene encoding ornithine/lysine decarboxylase, which produces MATQRILDFLATRRPEGPCLVVDLDVVRDNFCAFEKALPDSRIYYAVKANPAPEILRLLSQLGSSFDTASVAEIEMAMNAGATADRISYGNTIKKERDIARAYELGIRLFAVDCEEEVEKIARVAPGSRVFCRVLTDGAGAEWPLSRKFGCVPAMAVDVLRHARALGLDPYGVSFHVGSQQTDLDAWDRALADARGVFGALADEGIVLRMVNMGGGFPTRYLRDVPAAQAYGQAIFSALRKHFGNRIPETIIEPGRGMVGNAGVIKSEVVLISKKADNDNVRWVYLDIGKFGGLAETMDEAIRYPLVTRHDGSETAPCVLAGPTCDSADVMYEKTPYPLPVSLTIGDEVLIEGTGAYTTTYASVAFNGFEPLRSYVI; this is translated from the coding sequence ATGGCCACCCAGCGCATTCTCGACTTCCTCGCCACCCGACGTCCCGAGGGCCCCTGCCTCGTCGTTGATCTCGATGTGGTGCGCGACAATTTCTGCGCCTTTGAAAAGGCGCTGCCCGATTCCCGGATCTACTACGCGGTGAAGGCCAACCCGGCGCCGGAAATCCTGCGTTTGCTTTCTCAGTTGGGCTCCAGCTTCGACACGGCCTCGGTGGCCGAAATCGAAATGGCGATGAATGCCGGCGCGACTGCGGACCGCATCTCCTATGGCAACACGATCAAGAAAGAGCGCGACATTGCGCGTGCCTATGAACTGGGCATTCGTCTGTTTGCGGTCGATTGCGAGGAAGAGGTGGAGAAAATCGCGCGTGTTGCTCCCGGCTCACGCGTGTTCTGCCGTGTCCTGACGGATGGTGCGGGGGCCGAGTGGCCGCTGTCGCGCAAGTTCGGCTGCGTACCGGCCATGGCCGTCGACGTTCTGCGTCATGCCCGTGCTCTCGGTCTGGACCCCTATGGCGTTTCCTTTCACGTTGGCTCGCAGCAGACAGATCTCGACGCCTGGGATCGTGCACTGGCCGACGCCCGCGGCGTTTTTGGTGCACTTGCGGACGAAGGCATCGTGTTGCGCATGGTCAATATGGGTGGCGGATTTCCGACACGTTACCTGCGTGACGTGCCCGCCGCACAGGCTTACGGCCAGGCGATCTTCTCGGCGCTGCGCAAGCATTTCGGCAACCGCATTCCCGAGACGATCATCGAGCCGGGGCGTGGCATGGTGGGCAATGCCGGCGTCATCAAGTCGGAAGTTGTCCTCATCTCCAAGAAGGCTGACAACGACAATGTGCGCTGGGTCTATCTCGACATCGGCAAGTTCGGCGGTTTGGCCGAGACCATGGACGAGGCGATTCGCTATCCGCTCGTAACGCGTCACGACGGCAGCGAAACGGCACCTTGCGTACTGGCCGGGCCGACCTGCGATTCTGCCGACGTGATGTATGAGAAGACCCCGTACCCGCTGCCGGTTTCGCTGACAATTGGCGATGAGGTGCTGATCGAGGGCACGGGCGCATACACCACGACCTACGCATCGGTGGCATTCAACGGTTTCGAGCCGCTACGATCCTATGTGATCTGA
- a CDS encoding GNAT family N-acetyltransferase, protein MKQAVLGSAFAPAYSILCENDRDAAERETLLDRVMGPRRKSKSSEKLRRGRLPADGLAFIAREPEGRMIGTVRLWNVSLGNTDVNALLLGPLAVVEECAGQGVGAALMLHAIAEARRLEHLAILLVGDAGYYGRFGFSADLTAALSMPGPYETNRFLALELVPGALSHASGVLYPSGRKAVVRSRVA, encoded by the coding sequence ATGAAACAGGCTGTTCTCGGCAGCGCGTTTGCGCCTGCCTACTCGATTCTTTGCGAGAATGACCGGGATGCGGCCGAGCGGGAAACTCTGCTGGATCGCGTCATGGGGCCCAGGCGCAAGTCGAAATCCTCGGAGAAGCTGCGCCGCGGCCGTTTACCGGCGGACGGTTTGGCGTTCATTGCGCGCGAACCGGAAGGTCGTATGATTGGCACTGTCCGCCTCTGGAATGTCAGTTTGGGTAACACTGACGTCAACGCCCTGCTTCTTGGGCCGCTGGCGGTGGTGGAAGAATGTGCCGGACAGGGTGTTGGCGCTGCTTTGATGCTTCATGCCATTGCGGAAGCGCGTCGATTAGAGCACCTGGCGATTCTCCTCGTCGGAGATGCCGGATACTATGGACGGTTTGGTTTTTCGGCCGATCTGACAGCGGCGCTTTCCATGCCTGGTCCGTATGAGACAAACAGATTTCTGGCGCTCGAGCTTGTCCCGGGTGCACTGTCGCACGCGTCGGGAGTACTTTATCCCTCCGGTCGTAAAGCGGTTGTGCGGAGCCGAGTTGCCTGA
- the flbT gene encoding flagellar biosynthesis repressor FlbT — MTTLKISLKANEKIYVNGAVIKTDRKVTLEFLNNVQFLLENHVLQAEDAHTPLRQLYFTVQIMLITPDNANDARQLFGQLLPKLLNSFTSERIRAGLKHVEELVTNGQVYDALKEIRALYPVEDEIMTQNNQLARSEPVTAIAGE; from the coding sequence ATGACCACTTTAAAAATATCGCTCAAAGCCAACGAGAAGATCTACGTCAACGGCGCCGTCATCAAGACCGACCGGAAAGTGACGCTCGAATTCCTCAACAACGTTCAGTTCTTGCTTGAGAACCACGTCCTTCAGGCGGAAGATGCCCACACACCCCTGCGCCAACTGTATTTCACGGTTCAGATAATGTTGATCACGCCGGACAATGCAAATGACGCGCGCCAACTCTTTGGCCAGCTCCTCCCCAAACTCCTAAACAGCTTCACAAGCGAGCGAATTCGTGCCGGCTTGAAGCATGTGGAAGAGCTCGTAACAAACGGTCAAGTTTATGACGCCCTGAAGGAAATCCGTGCGCTCTATCCCGTCGAAGACGAGATCATGACCCAGAATAATCAACTGGCCCGCAGCGAGCCCGTCACTGCCATTGCAGGAGAGTAA
- a CDS encoding SCP2 sterol-binding domain-containing protein, with protein MGMDAIAEKVKARVADSDFGRSVKFDCGDDGVIVIDGSAVSTDDGQADCVISLSKDDLEAMIAGDLDPTAAFMQGKLKVDGDMSVAMQLSQIL; from the coding sequence ATGGGGATGGACGCAATTGCCGAGAAGGTGAAGGCACGCGTGGCAGATTCGGATTTCGGCCGATCGGTGAAATTCGACTGTGGAGATGACGGAGTTATCGTTATCGACGGAAGCGCCGTTTCAACCGACGACGGCCAAGCAGATTGCGTCATCAGCTTGTCCAAGGACGATCTTGAAGCAATGATCGCAGGCGATCTGGATCCGACAGCAGCATTCATGCAGGGCAAGCTCAAGGTCGACGGCGACATGTCTGTCGCCATGCAGTTGAGTCAGATACTGTAG
- the flgD gene encoding flagellar hook assembly protein FlgD → MNVEAASATQTYSNGTQQTAAPQTVDYQAFLRLLVAEMKNQDPTSPMESTDYVAQLATFSQVEQSVQANAKLDQILQASALAQAGSLVGREITSADGEITGKVAEVRLYSDGVMAVLESGDKIPVGPGVVIR, encoded by the coding sequence ATGAACGTGGAAGCAGCATCAGCCACGCAGACCTACAGCAACGGCACTCAGCAGACGGCAGCACCGCAGACCGTCGATTACCAGGCATTCCTACGCCTTCTGGTCGCTGAGATGAAAAACCAGGACCCTACGAGCCCGATGGAGTCTACCGATTATGTGGCCCAGCTCGCCACATTTTCCCAGGTCGAGCAGTCAGTCCAGGCGAACGCCAAGCTGGATCAGATTTTGCAGGCCTCTGCGCTTGCCCAGGCCGGCAGCCTCGTGGGCCGGGAAATCACCTCCGCCGACGGGGAAATCACCGGCAAGGTGGCCGAGGTGCGCCTCTATAGCGATGGCGTGATGGCCGTTCTCGAAAGCGGCGACAAGATTCCCGTCGGACCCGGTGTCGTGATCCGCTGA